One window from the genome of Paraclostridium sordellii encodes:
- a CDS encoding transglycosylase domain-containing protein, with amino-acid sequence MSDKTGKKSSLAKKIAIGFLVLFGCGVAAVSLFIIGILITTPDIDPHKMVFAENSIIYDANKKVTEKIKGPSESRYVIKNMSEIPSNMKNAVLAIEDHTFYEHHGINIKRTMGAFVQNFKSGYKSQGASTITQQLAKNMYLTNEKTYKRKIKELYYALKLEKELSKDEILLAYLNTLSLGQGTRGVKAAAAKYFDKDVSQLDLAECALLAGITKYPSKYSAYKTSKLNLNDDLDNAQILIYSQDYVPTDDDLEMYRILHENGKVDDLTYDALRKGRKVIYQAKFNEESKKRQEVVLSRMLELGYITKSQYDEAIKEEIKIKLGDKAENENSSYFNSLVKKDVMQALVKEGYTKDEAEDMLYNGGLRIYSTIDSATQDIVEKEYEDDSNFPGTYTDGHGNLQPQSAMVIMDNNNGQIKAMIGGRGIGGESLYNRATNPRQPGSSIKPLAVYLPLMERVGMTPQSNLPDQPIKKLNGKDWPRNFAGVYYGTVGMSTAVKHSYNASVVQGAAMLGKNESESMEIVLKALKDVGITTINDTKDKYYPTVLGGMDKGVSPLEMTAAYATIANGGVYVEPMTFTKIELSDGSTLLENKPKKKRVYSENTAYYMTKMLEGAVNDGTGKAARLSGMAVAGKTGTTSNNRDAWFCGYTPYYTASVWIGNDRANSLSQGSKIAASLWRDIMDPVHSGLEGRQFDKTGPFANVDVGYSEGASSSPKPVEPPTEEQPPTDPNQPATDPNQPTPPTDPNQPVTDPNQPTPPTDPNQPNPTPTPPAPDPTPPAPDPNPVPPPTPTPPADPNQQGTPSPAA; translated from the coding sequence ATGAGTGACAAAACAGGAAAGAAAAGTAGCCTTGCAAAAAAAATAGCAATAGGTTTTTTAGTGTTATTTGGTTGTGGAGTTGCGGCTGTTAGTTTATTTATTATAGGAATACTAATAACTACTCCAGATATAGATCCACATAAAATGGTGTTTGCAGAAAATTCTATTATCTATGATGCAAACAAGAAGGTGACAGAAAAAATCAAAGGACCTTCTGAATCAAGATATGTGATTAAAAATATGAGTGAAATACCAAGTAACATGAAAAATGCTGTTCTTGCTATAGAAGACCACACTTTCTATGAACACCATGGTATAAATATAAAAAGAACTATGGGTGCATTTGTACAAAATTTTAAATCTGGGTATAAATCACAAGGTGCAAGTACTATTACTCAGCAGTTAGCAAAAAATATGTATTTAACTAATGAGAAAACTTATAAAAGAAAAATAAAAGAGTTATATTATGCACTTAAATTAGAGAAAGAATTAAGTAAGGATGAAATTTTATTAGCTTACTTAAATACACTATCTTTAGGACAAGGAACAAGAGGTGTAAAAGCTGCAGCTGCTAAATATTTTGACAAAGATGTATCACAGCTAGATTTAGCAGAATGTGCATTACTTGCAGGAATAACTAAATATCCTAGTAAATATTCAGCATATAAAACATCTAAATTAAATCTTAATGATGATCTTGATAATGCTCAAATTTTAATATACTCTCAAGATTATGTACCAACAGATGATGATCTTGAAATGTATAGAATCTTACATGAAAATGGAAAAGTAGATGATTTAACATATGATGCATTAAGAAAAGGTAGAAAAGTTATTTATCAAGCTAAGTTCAATGAAGAGTCTAAAAAAAGACAAGAAGTTGTATTATCAAGAATGTTAGAGCTTGGGTATATAACAAAAAGTCAATATGATGAAGCTATAAAAGAAGAAATTAAAATAAAATTAGGTGATAAAGCCGAAAATGAAAACTCATCATATTTTAACAGTTTAGTTAAAAAAGATGTTATGCAAGCTTTAGTTAAAGAAGGATATACTAAGGATGAGGCAGAAGACATGTTATATAATGGAGGACTTAGAATATATTCTACTATAGATTCTGCTACTCAAGATATAGTAGAGAAAGAATATGAAGATGATTCTAATTTCCCAGGAACATATACAGATGGACATGGAAATCTTCAACCTCAATCTGCAATGGTTATAATGGATAATAACAATGGTCAAATTAAAGCTATGATAGGAGGTCGTGGTATAGGAGGAGAAAGCCTTTATAATAGAGCTACAAATCCAAGACAACCAGGATCATCAATAAAGCCATTAGCTGTATATTTACCTTTAATGGAAAGAGTGGGAATGACTCCTCAGTCAAATCTTCCAGATCAACCTATAAAAAAATTAAATGGAAAAGATTGGCCTAGAAACTTTGCAGGAGTATATTATGGAACAGTAGGAATGAGTACAGCAGTTAAACATTCATACAATGCTTCTGTAGTTCAAGGGGCAGCTATGTTAGGTAAAAATGAATCTGAATCTATGGAAATAGTACTTAAAGCATTAAAAGATGTTGGAATAACTACAATAAATGACACAAAAGACAAATATTATCCTACTGTACTTGGAGGTATGGATAAAGGAGTTTCACCACTTGAGATGACTGCAGCATATGCAACTATTGCAAATGGTGGGGTTTATGTAGAACCTATGACATTTACAAAAATAGAATTATCAGATGGAAGTACTTTATTAGAAAATAAACCAAAGAAAAAAAGAGTATATTCTGAAAATACAGCATATTATATGACAAAAATGCTAGAAGGAGCAGTAAATGATGGTACAGGTAAAGCTGCTAGATTATCAGGTATGGCAGTTGCCGGGAAAACAGGAACAACAAGCAACAATAGAGATGCATGGTTCTGTGGATATACTCCATATTACACAGCATCTGTTTGGATAGGAAATGATAGAGCTAACTCTTTATCACAAGGAAGTAAAATCGCGGCTTCTTTATGGAGAGATATTATGGACCCAGTTCATAGTGGACTAGAAGGTAGACAATTTGATAAAACAGGTCCATTTGCTAATGTGGATGTAGGATATTCAGAAGGGGCAAGTTCAAGTCCAAAGCCGGTTGAACCACCGACAGAGGAACAACCACCAACTGATCCAAATCAGCCGGCAACTGATCCAAATCAGCCAACGCCACCGACTGATCCAAATCAGCCAGTAACTGATCCAAATCAGCCAACACCACCGACTGATCCAAATCAACCGAATCCAACGCCGACACCACCGGCACCGGATCCGACACCACCGGCACCAGATCCAAATCCAGTGCCGCCACCGACACCAACGCCACCGGCTGATCCAAATCAACAGGGAACACCATCTCCTGCAGCATAA
- a CDS encoding calcium/sodium antiporter, whose translation MVYLFLLLGFLFLVKGADYFVDGSSSIAKYFKVPPLIIGLTIVAFGTSAPEAAVSITASIQGQNGIALGNIIGSNIFNLLCVVGMSAFISTLPVKKSILLKEFPFLLLSSIVLFILCNDFVFQKSSISILSSGDGLILLLFFIIFIYYLLGVALKSRKETKIDYDDLVLSKDNSSCNTCTCEISLSKALIMSIVGIIGIILGGKLVVDCASDIAMTFGVSEKMIGLTIVSIGTSLPEFVTSVIAASKGESDIALGNVIGSNVFNILFILGLSSLISPIPVDPSLFFDISIMILITIVTYLFSIRKKDVNKFESIILIAAYAIYMMLVIFKV comes from the coding sequence ATGGTTTACTTATTTTTATTGCTTGGCTTTTTATTTTTAGTAAAAGGGGCTGATTATTTTGTAGATGGCTCATCTAGTATAGCCAAATATTTCAAGGTACCTCCATTGATTATAGGTCTTACTATAGTTGCCTTTGGAACTAGTGCTCCTGAAGCTGCTGTTAGTATAACAGCCTCTATTCAAGGTCAAAATGGAATAGCACTTGGAAATATTATTGGTTCTAATATATTTAATCTGTTATGCGTTGTAGGTATGTCTGCTTTTATATCAACTTTACCTGTAAAAAAATCCATACTTTTAAAAGAATTTCCTTTTCTTTTATTATCATCAATTGTTTTATTTATACTTTGTAATGATTTTGTATTTCAAAAGAGTTCAATTTCAATTCTATCTAGCGGAGATGGTTTAATACTTTTACTATTTTTCATAATATTTATTTACTATTTGCTAGGAGTTGCACTTAAATCAAGAAAAGAAACAAAAATTGATTATGATGACTTAGTATTATCTAAAGATAATTCTTCATGTAATACATGCACTTGTGAAATATCTCTTTCAAAAGCTCTTATAATGTCTATTGTTGGTATTATAGGCATTATATTAGGCGGAAAGCTAGTTGTAGATTGTGCATCTGATATAGCTATGACATTTGGAGTTAGTGAAAAAATGATAGGTCTTACTATAGTATCTATAGGAACATCATTACCAGAATTTGTAACCTCCGTTATAGCTGCAAGTAAAGGCGAAAGTGACATAGCACTTGGAAATGTTATTGGTTCTAATGTATTTAATATTTTATTCATCTTAGGTTTATCATCATTAATTTCTCCTATACCTGTAGATCCAAGCTTGTTTTTTGATATATCTATAATGATTTTAATAACAATTGTAACTTACTTGTTTTCAATTAGAAAAAAAGATGTTAATAAATTTGAAAGTATTATTTTAATAGCAGCTTATGCTATCTACATGATGCTAGTTATATTTAAAGTTTAA
- a CDS encoding magnesium transporter CorA family protein: MIRYYKTIDSKLEKLKSFENGCWINLVEPTTAEILDISTKFNIDIESIRAALDEEERSRIDIEDNHILILIDIPVDESDASSAHYSTIPLGIILLDNTIVTICTAQTKILNDFIVGHVKNFFTFKKTRFILQVLYKNASYYLHYLRRINKMTIAIEKEIYKSMKNKELVQLLELEKSLIYFSTSLKANELVLNKMLRTESIKKYSEDEDLLEDVIIENKQALEMATIYGDILSRIMDAFSAIVSNNQNTVMQFLTSITLIMSIPTIVSGFFGMNVEGLPFSNHVNGFWIVILITCIMCLILTFIMSRNKLL, from the coding sequence ATGATAAGATACTATAAAACTATCGACTCTAAATTAGAAAAACTAAAATCATTTGAAAATGGTTGTTGGATTAATTTAGTTGAACCTACTACAGCTGAAATCCTAGATATATCAACTAAATTTAATATAGATATAGAGAGTATTAGAGCTGCCCTTGATGAGGAGGAACGTTCAAGAATTGATATAGAAGATAATCATATATTGATACTTATTGATATACCTGTCGATGAAAGTGATGCGTCTTCTGCACATTATTCGACTATTCCTCTAGGCATAATATTATTAGATAATACAATAGTTACTATATGTACAGCTCAAACTAAAATATTAAATGACTTTATAGTAGGACATGTTAAAAATTTTTTTACTTTCAAAAAAACTAGATTTATTCTTCAAGTACTTTATAAGAATGCAAGCTATTATTTACATTATCTTAGAAGAATAAATAAAATGACAATTGCCATAGAGAAAGAAATTTATAAATCAATGAAAAATAAAGAACTAGTGCAACTTCTAGAGTTAGAAAAATCACTTATATATTTTTCTACTTCTTTAAAGGCTAATGAATTAGTTCTTAATAAAATGCTTAGGACTGAATCTATAAAAAAATATTCAGAAGATGAAGATTTACTTGAAGATGTTATCATAGAAAATAAACAAGCTCTTGAAATGGCTACAATTTATGGAGATATATTAAGCAGAATCATGGATGCATTTAGTGCCATAGTAAGTAATAATCAAAATACTGTTATGCAGTTTCTTACATCCATTACACTTATAATGTCAATTCCTACTATTGTATCTGGTTTCTTTGGTATGAACGTAGAAGGATTGCCATTTTCTAACCATGTAAATGGATTTTGGATAGTAATCTTAATAACATGTATAATGTGTTTAATTCTTACATTTATAATGTCTAGAAATAAATTGTTATAA
- a CDS encoding aldo/keto reductase, producing the protein MRYREFGSTGEKISILGFGCMRFPQTDGKINEDETLKMVRYAIDNGVNYIDTAYPYHGGESELVVGRILKDGYREKVNLATKLPSWNIKSREDMDKYLNEQLKKLQTDYIDFYLVHALDEELWDNLVKNGIFDFLDEIKRNKKVRYVGFSFHDKYDVFEKIIDDYDWDFTQIQYNYIDEEYQAGTKGLEYAYKKGLGIVIMEPLRGGKLVNNLSDDIKNIIKFANTKKSPTKWAFKFLYNKSEIGIVLSGMSTMEQVIENIKICDEEGEANSMTKDEKKIIDNLGEKFKSKIKIDCTACKYCIPCPRGVNIPGCFEALNNASMFDDVESVKINMYKFIEENESDASMCIECGKCEAMCPQHINIIDKLKEVKYTFK; encoded by the coding sequence ATGAGATATAGAGAATTTGGGTCAACAGGAGAAAAAATTTCTATACTAGGTTTTGGATGTATGAGATTTCCGCAAACAGATGGAAAAATTAATGAAGATGAAACGTTAAAAATGGTTAGATATGCAATAGATAATGGGGTTAACTATATAGATACTGCATATCCATATCATGGAGGAGAAAGTGAACTGGTTGTAGGAAGAATATTAAAGGATGGGTATAGAGAAAAAGTAAATTTAGCAACCAAACTGCCATCATGGAATATAAAAAGTAGAGAGGATATGGATAAATATCTAAATGAACAATTAAAAAAATTACAAACAGATTATATTGATTTTTATTTAGTTCATGCGTTAGATGAAGAACTATGGGATAATTTAGTTAAAAATGGAATCTTTGATTTTTTAGATGAAATAAAAAGAAATAAGAAAGTTAGATATGTAGGCTTTTCTTTCCATGATAAATATGATGTATTTGAAAAAATTATAGATGATTATGATTGGGATTTTACTCAGATACAATACAACTATATAGATGAAGAGTATCAAGCTGGAACCAAGGGACTTGAATATGCTTATAAAAAAGGGTTGGGCATAGTAATAATGGAACCTCTTAGAGGTGGAAAGCTAGTAAATAACTTATCTGATGATATTAAAAATATAATAAAATTTGCAAACACAAAAAAATCACCTACTAAATGGGCATTTAAGTTTTTATATAATAAAAGTGAAATAGGCATAGTACTTAGCGGTATGTCTACCATGGAACAAGTAATTGAAAATATAAAAATTTGTGATGAAGAGGGAGAAGCAAATTCTATGACTAAAGATGAAAAAAAAATAATAGATAATCTAGGAGAAAAGTTTAAATCAAAAATTAAAATAGATTGCACTGCTTGTAAATATTGTATTCCATGTCCAAGAGGAGTAAATATACCTGGATGTTTTGAGGCTCTTAATAATGCAAGTATGTTTGATGATGTTGAGTCAGTTAAAATTAACATGTATAAATTTATAGAAGAAAATGAAAGTGATGCATCTATGTGTATAGAGTGCGGAAAATGTGAAGCAATGTGCCCGCAGCATATAAATATAATAGACAAATTGAAAGAAGTTAAATATACATTTAAATAA
- a CDS encoding QueT transporter family protein: MTNKTKKLVMTSLVAAIYAVLTLVLGAISYGPIQFRIAEIMVLLAFIKKDYIWGLTIGCFLANVIGPYGAPDIVFGTTATFLSVYAIYLTGKVMKGKKYAILIASIWPTLINAVIIGFMLNIFVGMPLILSMIQVGFGEFVVITIIGVPLYKIIGKKYIKLLENAF, encoded by the coding sequence ATGACTAACAAAACAAAAAAATTAGTAATGACATCTTTAGTTGCAGCTATATATGCTGTCTTAACATTAGTATTAGGTGCTATAAGTTATGGTCCTATACAATTTAGAATAGCGGAAATTATGGTATTATTAGCTTTTATAAAAAAAGATTATATATGGGGACTTACTATAGGGTGCTTTTTAGCAAATGTGATAGGGCCATATGGGGCTCCTGATATAGTTTTTGGGACAACAGCTACATTTTTAAGTGTTTATGCTATATATTTAACTGGTAAAGTTATGAAAGGTAAAAAATATGCAATATTAATAGCATCGATTTGGCCAACACTTATAAATGCAGTTATAATAGGTTTTATGCTAAATATTTTCGTTGGAATGCCTTTGATTTTATCTATGATACAAGTTGGATTTGGAGAATTTGTTGTTATAACTATAATAGGTGTTCCATTGTATAAAATTATAGGAAAAAAATATATTAAATTATTAGAGAATGCATTTTAA
- a CDS encoding metallophosphoesterase: protein MFVEILIGSTIVLGTTLFLKNETEKLEITKHEVENNKIPKDFDGFKIIQISDLHNKSFGKNNEKLLKKVEDEKPDIVVITGDLVEGDNNKYHVALNLVEELTKKYEVYYIVGNHEQKSLIKKYKEEYKEYFKELEKKPIINLHNDKVCLNKGNSCINLFGFIVPLDYYPYFFKNYKNRKKDLEKNLICDSLGEIDKENYNIMLAHTPFFFEDYEQYGVDLVLSGHVHGGIIRIPGIGGVLSPNREFFPKYDFGKYEKNNTTMLLSKGLGGSKVLIRFNCKPEIVSIVLKSK, encoded by the coding sequence ATGTTTGTAGAAATTCTAATAGGCTCAACCATAGTTTTGGGAACTACATTATTTTTAAAAAATGAAACTGAAAAATTAGAAATAACAAAACATGAGGTAGAAAATAACAAGATACCAAAAGATTTTGATGGTTTTAAAATAATACAAATAAGTGATTTACACAATAAAAGTTTTGGGAAAAATAATGAAAAACTTTTGAAAAAAGTTGAAGATGAAAAGCCTGATATAGTAGTTATAACTGGAGATTTAGTTGAAGGTGACAATAATAAATATCATGTAGCCTTAAATTTAGTAGAAGAGTTAACAAAAAAATATGAGGTTTATTATATAGTAGGTAATCACGAACAAAAGTCGTTAATAAAGAAATACAAAGAAGAATACAAAGAGTACTTTAAGGAATTAGAAAAAAAACCTATTATAAATTTACATAATGATAAAGTTTGCTTGAATAAAGGAAACTCATGTATTAATTTATTTGGTTTTATAGTTCCACTAGATTACTATCCCTATTTCTTTAAAAACTATAAAAATAGGAAAAAAGATCTTGAAAAAAACTTAATTTGTGATTCTCTTGGAGAAATCGATAAAGAAAATTATAATATAATGCTTGCACATACACCATTTTTCTTTGAAGATTATGAACAATATGGAGTTGATTTAGTTTTATCGGGACATGTACATGGAGGAATAATAAGAATACCAGGTATAGGAGGGGTACTTTCTCCTAATAGAGAATTTTTCCCAAAGTATGATTTTGGGAAGTATGAAAAAAATAATACAACTATGCTTCTAAGTAAAGGGTTAGGGGGATCTAAAGTATTGATTAGATTTAACTGTAAACCTGAAATAGTAAGTATTGTACTAAAGTCAAAGTAA
- a CDS encoding rhodanese-like domain-containing protein — MKKNKKLKMLVMGLLFALSITSLVGCSSNKGNDTSSKSESSYKNINAKETEDLLASGDDIAVVDVRSKGEYDEGHIDRAQNIDFNDFENNLTILDDYKEKPVLLYCKTGNRSEKAAKILQKHGFKKVYNATDGVEEHDYKLVK; from the coding sequence ATGAAAAAAAATAAAAAGTTAAAAATGTTAGTTATGGGGTTGCTATTTGCTTTATCAATTACTAGCCTAGTGGGATGCTCATCAAATAAAGGAAATGATACATCAAGCAAATCTGAAAGTAGTTATAAAAATATAAATGCAAAAGAGACAGAAGATTTATTAGCTAGTGGAGATGATATAGCGGTTGTAGATGTTAGAAGCAAAGGGGAATATGATGAAGGGCATATAGATAGAGCTCAAAATATAGATTTTAATGACTTTGAAAACAATTTAACTATATTAGATGATTATAAAGAAAAGCCTGTATTACTTTATTGTAAAACAGGTAATAGAAGTGAAAAGGCAGCTAAAATTTTACAAAAGCATGGATTTAAAAAAGTTTACAATGCTACAGATGGTGTTGAAGAGCATGATTATAAATTAGTTAAGTAA
- a CDS encoding ABC transporter substrate-binding protein — translation MKKIIALVMTLSLIFMVGCSSNSAKNTEDILNKDQKEIEKSAKGSTVNFYGWGGNEVLNKWFDTYVIPNMKEKYDISVKRVGMDIDTIMNKLLSEKKLQNDNGNIDVFWLNGENFKSAKDNDLLFGPFTSKIENYEKYVDTKSKDITTDFGTPVDNMESPWGKATFTVFKNGEKVENQITDTKSLKEAIMKNPGKFTYPAPPDFTGSAFVRNIIYDTVGYEKVANLPEDEKQVKEAIQPAIDYLNEIKPYLWNKGKTYPSTIAQLNNMYSDNEVYFSMSYSPNEVKGKIDSGEFNKNTQFINFDKGNISNTHFLAIPKNAKNKAGSMVLINYLTSIDAQASKSNPKNWGDMTILDLNKVPSEDRSKFKSSIDIKNPVPEIKASLVPIIEKIWIEEVANSNE, via the coding sequence ATGAAAAAAATTATTGCCTTGGTAATGACGTTAAGTCTAATCTTTATGGTTGGATGCAGTAGCAATAGTGCAAAAAACACAGAAGATATCTTAAACAAAGATCAAAAAGAAATTGAAAAGTCAGCTAAAGGAAGTACAGTTAACTTTTATGGATGGGGAGGAAACGAAGTACTTAATAAATGGTTTGATACATATGTTATACCTAATATGAAAGAAAAATATGATATTTCTGTTAAAAGAGTTGGAATGGATATAGATACGATAATGAATAAACTGTTATCTGAAAAGAAACTTCAAAATGATAATGGAAATATAGATGTATTTTGGTTAAATGGAGAAAACTTCAAATCTGCTAAAGATAATGATTTACTTTTTGGACCATTTACAAGTAAAATTGAAAATTATGAAAAATATGTAGATACAAAATCAAAAGATATAACTACTGATTTTGGTACTCCAGTTGATAATATGGAATCTCCTTGGGGTAAGGCAACTTTTACAGTATTTAAAAATGGAGAAAAAGTTGAAAATCAAATTACAGATACAAAAAGTTTAAAAGAAGCTATAATGAAAAATCCTGGGAAATTTACATATCCGGCACCACCAGATTTTACTGGAAGTGCATTTGTAAGAAATATTATATATGATACTGTAGGGTATGAAAAAGTAGCCAACTTACCTGAAGATGAAAAACAAGTCAAAGAAGCTATACAACCGGCAATTGACTATTTAAATGAAATTAAACCATATTTATGGAATAAAGGAAAGACATATCCATCAACTATAGCTCAATTAAATAATATGTATTCAGACAATGAAGTTTATTTTAGTATGAGTTATTCACCTAATGAGGTTAAAGGAAAAATTGATTCAGGTGAATTTAATAAAAATACTCAGTTTATAAATTTTGATAAAGGAAACATATCAAACACTCACTTTTTAGCAATACCTAAAAATGCAAAGAATAAAGCAGGATCTATGGTTTTAATAAATTACTTAACTAGTATAGATGCTCAAGCTTCTAAGAGTAATCCTAAAAACTGGGGAGATATGACTATATTAGATTTAAATAAAGTGCCATCTGAAGATAGAAGTAAATTCAAATCTTCAATAGATATTAAAAATCCTGTACCTGAAATTAAAGCTAGCTTAGTACCTATAATTGAAAAAATTTGGATTGAAGAGGTAGCCAATAGCAATGAGTAA
- a CDS encoding ABC transporter permease: MSKFKPYLYIAPVAILLITIIGMGIFTCICQSLGYFPQIGMTDITLSYYKELLSDKQFVESIYISLRTALISSIISVLVGVILAYFISKEKFSKFRYFLINLPIIVPHIVVILLTFAIFSKSGIISRILYNLDLISDSNQFISLVNDKYGIGIILVYIYKGIPFIALTTYNILKSLDKNLEDVARNLGANNVQAFKFIILPQIIPSIISSFIIIFAFSFGSFEVPYLIGATSPKALPVNAYLYYIGSDLTKRPISMAMNTVLAGISFILLIIYDTIFKKIYKYKL; the protein is encoded by the coding sequence ATGAGTAAGTTTAAACCTTACTTATATATAGCTCCTGTAGCTATATTATTAATAACTATAATAGGAATGGGGATTTTTACATGTATTTGTCAAAGTTTAGGATATTTTCCTCAAATAGGAATGACAGATATAACCTTAAGTTATTACAAAGAATTATTAAGTGATAAACAGTTTGTAGAATCAATTTATATAAGTTTAAGAACTGCTTTAATATCTTCTATTATATCTGTTTTAGTGGGCGTTATTTTAGCGTACTTTATTTCAAAAGAAAAGTTTTCTAAGTTTAGATATTTTTTGATAAATTTACCTATAATAGTTCCTCACATTGTAGTTATACTACTGACTTTTGCTATTTTTTCAAAATCAGGTATAATATCTAGGATATTATATAATCTAGATTTAATAAGTGATTCAAACCAATTTATAAGTTTAGTTAATGATAAATATGGAATAGGTATAATACTTGTTTATATTTATAAAGGGATACCTTTTATAGCGTTGACAACTTATAATATTTTAAAAAGTTTAGATAAAAACTTAGAAGATGTAGCTAGAAACTTAGGAGCAAATAATGTTCAAGCTTTTAAATTTATCATATTGCCACAAATTATTCCAAGTATTATATCTTCTTTTATAATAATTTTTGCATTTTCATTTGGTTCATTTGAAGTTCCTTATTTAATAGGTGCAACAAGTCCAAAAGCATTACCTGTAAATGCATACTTATACTATATAGGATCAGATTTAACTAAAAGACCTATTTCTATGGCTATGAATACAGTATTAGCAGGTATAAGTTTTATATTATTAATAATTTATGATACTATATTTAAAAAAATATATAAGTATAAATTGTAG